GCCAGATTCAAACTCTCTTCCGAAGCCGAGCTAATAACGTGTAAGTGTGTACCATCCGTTAATGCAGAAAGATACAATGCATTAGTTTCCTGGACGCGTTTCACAAAATGCTCAACTTCCAAGCGGTTAGATACCATGATCGAAGCGGTAATTTCTCCATATACCGGATGTTCGACAATAACGCTTTCGACCGTAACCCCACAATCGACCAATATGAAAAGTTCTTCTTTTGCCTCATTTGGATTATGCATACAGACAATTTTTCGCTGAAGGCGTGTTTGTTGGACATTGTGCATATAAATATACCCTTGGCTTGTTGCTACAATCGGTTCATTTCGTGCTTTCAATAAAT
This window of the Solibacillus isronensis genome carries:
- a CDS encoding transcription repressor NadR; this encodes MLIEVNILKKLLGEERRLELLALLKTAEQPMTGTELAKHTNVSRQVIVNDMNLLKARNEPIVATSQGYIYMHNVQQTRLQRKIVCMHNPNEAKEELFILVDCGVTVESVIVEHPVYGEITASIMVSNRLEVEHFVKRVQETNALYLSALTDGTHLHVISSASEESLNLAEAKLRQRGFLIEN